TTCAACCCTGCCGCATTTCGGCAATGAATTTTGCGGTCAGCTTCCCGGCGACGGGATGGCAATACACCCGGCCCTCGGCATCGACGCCGCGGATGTGACCATCGAACAGAAACCACTTGAGCATCTCCCTCCCGATTTCAAAACGGTCCGCGGATGGCGGGAGGTGTGAACGGTTGCAGGGTTCGGCCTCCGGGATCGGCATGCCGGCGCCGGTGAGTTGCAGAAGGAAGTTGGCCATGCGGCCCAGACGCAGCAGGGTGGCCGCTTCCAACCGGCTGGTGGTGTGATCCAATGGCAGCGCCGCAGAGCGGTACAGACTGGTGTGCGCCGGCAGCAAACGGTCGGCCTTGCAGCGGTTGTAATCGAGGCTGCCGGGGGCGGGGTAAAAGACGGAAACGCCGGCGAGCACCCGGTTGCGCCACAGATAAAGCAAGTCCTCCACCGATTGGAGC
This region of Deltaproteobacteria bacterium genomic DNA includes:
- a CDS encoding radical SAM protein; translated protein: RAMNGLFPPSLDEKLLPLMKNAGFRTLNLSLGSTSGRQLKRFNRPDVRRAFHELLAPATKNGLTCVGYIIVGAPYQDPLQSVEDLLYLWRNRVLAGVSVFYPAPGSLDYNRCKADRLLPAHTSLYRSAALPLDHTTSRLEAATLLRLGRMANFLLQLTGAGMPIPEAEPCNRSHLPPSADRFEIGREMLKWFLFDGHIRGVDAEGRVYCHPVAGKLTAKFIAEMRQG